The Insulibacter thermoxylanivorax genome includes a region encoding these proteins:
- a CDS encoding restriction endonuclease — protein sequence MANRSGRKYEFDFFEGLVGLVLIVAFISGFGLTDSLIGGFIAAAAAFVLIIMLFVVIRYRDEQKLMRSGIHDIDKMDGIQFEHYLKLLFSAQGYKVEVTRAAGDYGADLILRKDNKKIVVQAKRYAKNVGISAIQEVVASKAYYGADEAWVVTNSDFTEAARNLAESNGVILINRERLIEMILEINPQNTVTPKQVLDENKSETIICDRCGSQMVIRKSHRGQFYGCSSFPKCRNTKAIN from the coding sequence ATGGCTAATAGAAGTGGAAGGAAATATGAGTTTGACTTTTTTGAAGGATTAGTGGGCTTAGTATTAATAGTAGCGTTTATATCGGGTTTCGGTCTTACTGATTCCTTAATTGGAGGATTCATAGCAGCTGCGGCTGCCTTTGTATTAATAATTATGTTATTTGTCGTGATCCGTTATCGGGATGAACAAAAATTAATGCGGTCCGGTATTCATGATATAGACAAGATGGATGGCATCCAATTTGAACATTACTTAAAGTTATTGTTTTCAGCACAGGGATATAAGGTTGAGGTTACTAGAGCTGCAGGAGATTATGGCGCAGATCTTATACTGAGAAAAGATAATAAAAAAATAGTTGTTCAAGCAAAGCGTTATGCAAAGAATGTTGGGATCAGTGCCATTCAAGAGGTAGTTGCTTCAAAGGCTTATTATGGTGCAGACGAAGCATGGGTAGTGACCAATAGTGATTTCACGGAAGCTGCAAGAAACCTTGCTGAATCAAACGGTGTCATCTTAATTAATAGAGAAAGACTTATTGAAATGATTTTAGAAATAAATCCGCAGAATACAGTGACTCCCAAACAGGTTCTTGACGAGAATAAATCCGAAACAATCATCTGTGATCGATGCGGCAGCCAGATGGTTATAAGGAAAAGTCACAGAGGACAATTTTATGGATGCAGTTCATTTCCAAAATGCAGAAATACGAAGGCGATTAATTGA
- the xerS gene encoding tyrosine recombinase XerS has product MNVIKSQDLRLLEQRLPLFPWYVEQYIEHKLVDLSPSTLLEYTRDFETFFNWMMHEGLTSAPSINQIELIDLERLTISNIDNYKLHLQIRHQNSVATRERKLASLKSLFHYLSQIAEDEDHYPLLKRNVMAKLKTRRITDPKLMANRLQGKILEDDAEIQRFIDFVTRDYRKVIADNPQALHYYERNRIRDTAIVSLILASGIRVSEAVNLDVDDIDLTKKIAHIYRKGSHDPDMKQSVYFAESGKEALQHYLEIRSIRYPHSRHEKALFLAIPRGSSQAKRMSKRAIQQMVTKYAQAFGKPMLSVHKLRHSFATSYYLKNDIYKTQRQLGHASTDTTELYAQLTDKTMEKAINRLNIKVIQ; this is encoded by the coding sequence TTGAATGTCATCAAGTCTCAGGATCTTAGATTGTTGGAACAACGCCTCCCTCTCTTCCCTTGGTATGTAGAGCAATATATCGAACATAAACTCGTCGACCTCTCCCCTTCTACGCTGCTTGAATATACGCGAGATTTTGAAACCTTCTTCAATTGGATGATGCACGAAGGACTTACTTCTGCCCCATCCATTAACCAGATTGAATTAATCGATTTGGAACGGCTTACGATTTCTAATATCGATAACTATAAACTGCATTTGCAGATCCGCCATCAGAACAGCGTCGCTACCCGTGAACGCAAACTGGCTTCCCTAAAATCGTTGTTTCATTATCTCAGCCAGATCGCAGAGGATGAGGACCACTATCCCCTGCTGAAGCGCAATGTGATGGCCAAGTTAAAGACGAGACGAATCACTGATCCGAAACTCATGGCCAATCGCCTGCAGGGCAAGATTCTTGAAGACGATGCGGAGATTCAGAGGTTTATTGATTTTGTTACCAGAGATTACAGGAAGGTCATCGCCGATAATCCGCAAGCTCTTCACTATTATGAACGAAATCGAATTCGTGACACGGCGATCGTATCCTTAATCCTCGCTTCGGGGATCAGGGTTTCTGAGGCAGTGAATCTGGATGTGGATGATATTGATCTAACGAAGAAAATTGCACATATATATAGGAAGGGATCCCACGATCCCGATATGAAGCAAAGCGTTTATTTCGCGGAGAGCGGCAAAGAAGCCCTGCAGCATTATCTTGAGATCCGCTCGATTCGCTATCCTCACAGCCGCCATGAGAAGGCTTTGTTCCTGGCGATCCCCCGCGGTTCTTCACAGGCGAAACGTATGTCGAAACGAGCGATTCAGCAGATGGTCACTAAGTATGCGCAAGCTTTTGGTAAACCGATGCTCTCCGTGCATAAGCTGCGCCATTCCTTTGCAACCAGTTACTATTTGAAAAATGATATCTACAAAACCCAGCGGCAGCTCGGTCACGCCAGCACCGATACAACCGAATTGTATGCGCAGCTCACAGACAAAACGATGGAAAAGGCGATCAACCGTCTGAATATTAAAGTCATACAATGA
- a CDS encoding type 1 glutamine amidotransferase domain-containing protein, whose translation MAKVAFLLASGFEDSEMKNPYEAVKEAGHEAVIIGLEKGAQCDGKKGTVSYKTDLGAAEAKADDFDAVVIPGGSAPEALRVNDDIVRFVKEINDQGKLIAGICHGPQVMISADVLRGKAATCYIGIRDDVKLAGAEYRDEEVVVSENIITSRTPDDEPAFIREILAKLN comes from the coding sequence TTGGCCAAAGTAGCATTTCTTCTAGCGAGTGGATTTGAAGACTCCGAAATGAAAAATCCATACGAAGCTGTAAAGGAAGCAGGACATGAAGCAGTTATTATCGGACTTGAAAAAGGCGCACAATGCGATGGCAAAAAAGGAACCGTCTCCTATAAAACCGATCTGGGAGCTGCTGAGGCAAAAGCGGATGACTTTGATGCCGTAGTAATCCCAGGCGGAAGCGCTCCAGAAGCATTGCGCGTGAACGATGACATCGTTCGTTTCGTTAAAGAAATCAATGATCAAGGCAAATTAATCGCCGGCATCTGCCACGGCCCCCAAGTTATGATTAGTGCCGATGTATTAAGAGGCAAAGCTGCCACTTGCTACATCGGAATTCGCGATGACGTGAAATTAGCGGGCGCTGAATACCGCGACGAAGAAGTTGTCGTGAGTGAGAATATTATTACATCTCGCACACCCGATGACGAACCCGCGTTTATTCGCGAAATCTTAGCCAAACTGAATTAA